The following is a genomic window from Chloracidobacterium sp..
CCCGCATTTCTGCTCAATGAAAATCACGCAGGATGTTAGAGAATTTGCGAAAGAGCAAAATATCGAAGAAGAAAAAGCCTTAGCAGTCGGAATGGCGGAGAAGGCAAAGGAGTTTGTTGAAAGTGGAAGTGAAATTTATCAAGGTAATCTGACTGATGGGGTGAAGGAACATCAGGCAAATTGAGAAAATATTTTATTTTTCAGATTTCTTTAAAAAAATGTGTAATATTTTGACAATTTTTGTCGTTACTCATTAGAATATCCACAAAATAAAAGTATAAGGAAAAAACTGCGGTGAAAACATACATAAACTATCTATATTTGTGTGGTCAGAGTGCTCTTATTTTAATTTGCGTAGCCGTTTGCACTATTTCGATAATGGCTCAACAACCAACTACTTCACTTTTTCAAAAACCTGCTTGGCTTAATTGTTATGACGAGGGAAGAGAATATCCAAATAAGGAAATTGAAAGGAGAATTCTTTATGAATACGGTGCAGTTTATTTATCAACAGTTTTTGAAACCCGAAAGAATGATGAAAAAATCCCTTGTCTTTTCGGCAGTCAAGATGAAATTAAGGACTTGACAAAAAAGTTCTTAAAGGAAATGGACAAGTTTATCTTTGGGAAGTTTTATCTTCAAGCGAAAGCGAAAGCGGAACTTTTGAAAGTCTTTAAGGATTTAGGCGGAGCCAAGTTTGTTGCCAGAAATTGTAATTCAAAACCCAAAGATTGCACTAATGGCATAAACAACGATTGGTCACTTCGAGATTATCGCCAAACAATGTGTAATTGGACGAATCAAGAGGATTGTGATCGAGAAGGTCTTTTACCAATTGATGCGGAACTTGCCGTGCTTGATCCGAGTTTCGACATAGCCAAAAAATACTCTGAGCAAGCAACTAATAGACCTATGATGTTTAAATTTGCAATACCCGGAGGTTCTCAACATCATCTAGGTCTTGCAATAGATGTTAATAACGGAACGGGGAATTCAGATTCAAAAGAATGTAAGAAATCTAAAACCTGCCGAGTTTGTGGAAATAATTGTATATCCTCGCTAGAAAAACACGGCTGGTATAGAACTGTAAAATATGATCCTTATCATTTCACATTTTTAGGGTTTAGTGTTACAGAATTACCAAGCAAGGGCTTAAAACAAGTTAAATGCAAAGACAATAAATTATATTGGGTTCCTAGGGTTGAAACTTACGAAGGTTATCCAAATTGGAGGTGTGATGATGTAAGCATCCCTTAGAATGATACCACTGGAAAGTGGAGTTTTCGGCCGATGAGATAGGATAAGGAAAGGAGGCTGAGAATGAAGCGAAGCAGGTTCAGTGAAGGGCAGGTATTGGGGATATTGAAGGCGGTGGAGAGCGGTCGGAAGGTGGCTGATGTTTGTCGTGAGAATGGGATCTCGGAATCGACGTATTTCAACTGGAAGTCGAAGTATGGAGGGATGACGGCGGCGGAGATCAAGCGTCTGCGCGAGCTTGAGGAAGAGAACGCGAAGTTGAAAGCGATGTACGCGGAGATGAGTTTAGAGAATCGAGCGTTAAAGGGTCTGATCGAAAAAAAAGGCTGGTGACGGCGGAGCGTCGGGTGGCGGCGTGGTATTTGAAAACAGAGCATGAGCTTAGCGAGCGGCGTGCATGCGAGGCGGTGAGTTTGTAGAGACGGGTGTTTCGGTACGAGCCGCAGGCAAGAGACGACACGGCCCTGATCGAGGCATTGACGAGACTGGCGAGAGAGCATCCGGATCTTGGGTTCGGCAAGTTCTTCTATCTGCTCAGAGCTGAGGGCCGCGAGTGGAATCACAAGCGTGTGCACCGTGTTTATTGCGGAATGAAGCTGAACAAGCGGCGACGGCACAAGCGGCGGCTACCGTCGAGGCATCCCGAACCGCTATCGGTTCCGGAAGGTGCGAACAAGAGCTGGTCGGCCGATTTCATGAGCGACGCCCTGGGTGACGGACGCAGGTTCCGCACTTTCAACGTCATCGACGATCACAGACGCGAGGTGCTGGCGATCGAGGTCGACCTCAACCTTGGCAGCCGCAGAGTGATACGCGTGCTCGACCGGATCGCCGAAACGAGAGGGCTGCCCGAGCGGATCAGATTCGACAACGGGCCGGAGTTCACCTCGATAGCCGTCGCCGATTGGGCCGAGCAAAACGGCGTCGAACTCGAATTCATCAAGCCCGGTCGCCCGATGCAGAACGGCTTTATCGAACGATTTAACCGTACATATCGACAAGCAATTCTCGATATGTACATCTTTGAAAGTTTGGACGAAGTACGAGAACTGACGTCCCGATGGATCGACTTCTACAACCATCGCCGTCCGCATGATTCGCTCGGAGGCATGCCTCCAAGCGAATCAAACGAACCAGTTCTCCCTAACCCGAAAACTCCAGTTTAGATTGGTAACAATCAGGGGAGGTTTACAGTGGAAAAGAGAATATACTTGATTCTTCAAAAACATGGCAAAAGGAATTTATTAAGAAAGCAATAAGGATAAGACTTTAATTGCAAAGAGAAATATATGAAAAACTTGAAAGGGATTTTTAAGAAAACATTATCGATAAGCTGGTTGGGAATGGTTTTTGGTATTTTTATACTATGTAGTTTAGCGAAAGGGCAAACTGACAATTTTAATGACCGACCCTGGTTGAATGAAAAGTATCCGTTAATTGTTGATATTTCCAGTCAAAAGGATGTCACCAATAGTTTCCGCCAAATCAACCTAGAATCTATTTTTAAGGAAAAAAAGGTTGCAGGAATAACTGCTATGGTTTCTAGAGATTTGCATAAATATGCGTCTTTTCAAACTCATGCTGCAATCAATGCTGGGAGGATGAGGTTTGCGTCGTTTCATGTTGGAACAAGTGGCGAACCTATTCAACAAGCCAACTATTATTTAAAGGTTCGCGGTGATAAGTCCCAGCCAACTGGATTAAGAATCGAAAACACAGATAGAACGAACATGACTTTGTCAAATGCCGAAAAATTTATCAAACGAGTATTTGATGTTACTGGAAAATATCCGTTTTTGTATGTGAACAAAAAGGTTTTTGAAGAAATTAATAGCAAGTATGACAATACAAGTATATTTGCAAAATGTTTCTTGTGGTTTGTAGCGACAGGCGATTCGTTACCTAAATTAGATAAAAAAGTTTGGAATAAGGTCAGTTTCTGGGAGTTCGCTAATGAGGAAAATTGTCAAGTTTGTATTCAAAAGGATGCCTCAGGCAAATGCACATCGCAACAATATACAACTACTTGTCCTTACAAAATCACGGATATTAAAAGTCCCGTAAGTTTTAGTGTTTTTAATGGAACTAAAGATGAATTGCAGCAAATTTGGTTACCATCGCGACGCCCGACGTATGAGAATATGGTGGGCGATCTTGATGGCTATATTCAGAAGGCATTTGTGAAGTCTGCCAAAACACAAAGGCAATTGGTTGGGAAAAACTTCCCCTGTAATCTTGGAGATGTCTTTTTTGTAGAAGGATTTGATAAAAACGGAAAACTTGTTGAAAGATATTTAGTTAGTAATAAAGACTCAAGTTATTCAAAATCAAACAACTTCATTAAATGGGGAGCAGGTTATTTTCAAGTTTCTTACGAGCATCAGCCCGAATATAAAGAATCTAACGAAGAATCTGAAATTGATCTTAATATACTGACTATTAAATCCTTAGGCGGCGGCAAATTCAGATTCATCAATCGTTATATTTATGAAAGCAAGGAACCTGAAAAAGAACTTACGGGCAACGCTGAACTTAATCTCAGCGAATTTTTAACCCAATCCAATTGCGGTTGGAAATAGTGTCTTTAGATTTTTCTCGTGGGTATTTTTTATTGACAAACACGATGCAGATAAAATTATAGGAGAATACACGTGAATTTTTTGAATGTAATGAAAGTCGTTGTCCTCGAAAAGAGGTTTAAGAGACACTGGCTTATTTTTGCTTTCGTAATCTTATTTTGTAACCTGATCTTTGGACAAACTGATAATTTTAGTGATCGACCTTGGTTAAATGACAAATACCCTTTAATTCTTGATCCTTACGCACCAAATAAAGTTGATTTTGAAAAATTGATTACCGATAAAAGAGTAGTAGGCATTCTTCATCAAGCATCAAGAGGATTGACACACAAAGATGATAAATACAAATCACGAGCCGTAACAGCTAAAGCGAAAGGACTACTTTATGCTTCATATCATCTTGGCTTGAATGCTGACCCAATAAAGCAAGCTGATTTTTATCTTAGTGTAATTGGAGAAAATAAGTCTCAGCCAATGGCTTTAGACATTGAGGATATTGGCGGAAACAATATAAGTTTGTCTGATTCAGAACTGTTTATCAAAAGAATATTTGAAAAAACGGGTAAATATCCTTTCGTTTATGTCAATCATAAAGTTTTTACGGAAATAAGTAATAAATATGACAAAAACAGTGTTTTTGCTAAATGTCCTTTGTGGTATGCAAGATTTATTAATACATTACCGAAATTGAGCAAAAAGATTTGGGAAAAAGTGACACTTTGGCAATTTGCCAGCGAAATCAATTGTCGAGATAAGTCTAACAATTGTCCTTACAAAGTTCCTGGAACTGCAAATGATATAGACATCAATGTATTCAACGGAACTCGGGCGGAACTAAAAGAATTTTGGGCTAATCAATAAGCATTCAACTTTGAAAATTAAAAAGGTATGAGTTGCCGTTTGGTTCTCGCGTCCGAGCTGCGAGTGCTAAAGATGGTAGTTGACGGATTGATAAGGTCAAGATGCACGGCTTGAGCCGAATTTATAAAAAAAGAAATCAATCCTTAGAGCATCAGACGAAAGCAATTCGGACGATTGATAAAATTTTAGGGTCATGACTAGTTAAGTCATAGTTCTTTGACAACATTTAAGAGAATTGAGTAAAGATTTTGTTGTCTGTAATTGAATCTAAACTCACATTCTTTTAGGTGCAAGTAGAAGGTAGATTTTCGCATACCGCGGAACTTCACGAGACGGACTTTCGCATAGCCCCAGAAGCTTTCGATGCCGTTGATGTGATTGGTGCCGAGGGCGAAAACATCCTTGCTGTGGTCGATGCGGTAATGCTTTTTGTAACCAAGA
Proteins encoded in this region:
- a CDS encoding D-alanyl-D-alanine carboxypeptidase family protein produces the protein MAQQPTTSLFQKPAWLNCYDEGREYPNKEIERRILYEYGAVYLSTVFETRKNDEKIPCLFGSQDEIKDLTKKFLKEMDKFIFGKFYLQAKAKAELLKVFKDLGGAKFVARNCNSKPKDCTNGINNDWSLRDYRQTMCNWTNQEDCDREGLLPIDAELAVLDPSFDIAKKYSEQATNRPMMFKFAIPGGSQHHLGLAIDVNNGTGNSDSKECKKSKTCRVCGNNCISSLEKHGWYRTVKYDPYHFTFLGFSVTELPSKGLKQVKCKDNKLYWVPRVETYEGYPNWRCDDVSIP
- a CDS encoding glycoside hydrolase family 25 protein translates to MKVVVLEKRFKRHWLIFAFVILFCNLIFGQTDNFSDRPWLNDKYPLILDPYAPNKVDFEKLITDKRVVGILHQASRGLTHKDDKYKSRAVTAKAKGLLYASYHLGLNADPIKQADFYLSVIGENKSQPMALDIEDIGGNNISLSDSELFIKRIFEKTGKYPFVYVNHKVFTEISNKYDKNSVFAKCPLWYARFINTLPKLSKKIWEKVTLWQFASEINCRDKSNNCPYKVPGTANDIDINVFNGTRAELKEFWANQ